The following proteins come from a genomic window of Lolium rigidum isolate FL_2022 chromosome 5, APGP_CSIRO_Lrig_0.1, whole genome shotgun sequence:
- the LOC124651443 gene encoding putative protein TPRXL, producing METVQERELLQLQLQGWPSFHAMPASFDAGSGYTYSGSSISSVGGNGFLLGWEPPFGCFVAADAQLHDLFPLCVESLPVPPAATSTAHPTEASHGAAATPTGELGDFFLVRKQNLSLSPNFWNATGAYDEQPVAISSSCVLQQLEHEKGSAATATTSNPFLYDDDDDDPLGSIFSKRPTLPTVPVFPAPAEEQPLLSSSSSSSHGDAGPHGSDGGGGQTQDASTNSGPSGAPAPPPCSSSLKRATPEASESTEAECSQSGGGKRPKTEATTRVLCPFAVLKPDGLDGGATLADINARILMRPARPVRHPVGEYACAPRALAVDVPGISGRAVSGFARLHTAGRGTITIMRTRG from the exons ATGGAGACAGTCCAGGAAAGAGAGCTGCTGCAGCTGCAGCTGCAGGGCTGGCCTTCTTTCCACGCCATGCCGGCCAGCTTCGACGCCGGCAGCGGCTACACCTACagcggcagcagcatcagcagCGTCGGCGGCAACGGGTTCCTGCTCGGATGGGAGCCTCCGTTCGGGtgcttcgtcgccgccgacgcgcaGCTCCACGACCTCTTCCCCCTCT GCGTGGAGTCCCTGCCGGTGCCGCCGGCCGCGACGTCGACGGCCCACCCGACTGAGGCGTCGCACGGCGCGGCGGCGACGCCCACCGGGGAGCTCGGCGACTTCTTCCTGGTACGCAAGCAGAACCTATCCTTATCCCCC AATTTCTGGAACGCCACCGGCGCCTACGACGAACAGCCGGTCGCCATCAGTTCCAGCTGCGTCCTGCAGCAGCTGGAGCACGAGAAGGGCAGCGCTGCCACGGCCACCACCAGCAACCCATTCCTAT acgatgatgacgacgacgatcctCTGGGCTCGATCTTCTCCAAGAGGCCCACATTGCCAACGGTGCCCGTGTTCCCGGccccggcggaggagcagcctcTCCTgagttcctcctcctccagcagccacggcgacgcgggcccacacggcagcgacggcggcgggggcCAGACGCAGGACGCCTCCACCAACTCCGGGCCAAGTGGCGCGCCGGCCCCGCCTCCCTGTTCCTCCTCGTTGAAACGCGCGACACCGGAAG CGTCGGAGTCGACGGAGGCGGAGTGCAGCCAGAGCGGCGGCGGGAAGCGGCCGAAGACGGAGGCGACGACGCGAGTGCTGTGCCCGTTCGCGGTGCTGAAGCCCGACGGGCTCGACGGCGGCGCCACGCTGGCGGACATCAACGCGCGCATCCTCATGCGCCCGGCGCGGCCCGTGCGCCACCCCGTCGGCGAGTACGCATGCGCGCCGCGCGCGCTGGCCGTCGACGTGCCCGGCATCTCCGGCAGGGCCGTCTCTGGGTTCGCCAGGCTGCACACAGCAGGACGAGGCACCATTACCATCATGAGGACAAGAGGGTAG